In a genomic window of Fusobacterium sp.:
- the pstB gene encoding phosphate ABC transporter ATP-binding protein PstB yields the protein MENILEIKNLFVYYGEKEILKNINMSIKKNKIISIIGPSGCGKSTFLKTINRMINDEEDSKVEGAIFFNGNNSADIDKEKLRKEIGIVFQTPSPFPFSIYKNMTYAPIYYGIKNKEELDKLVKKKLEEVGLYDEVKNDIKKSALKLSGGQQQRLCIARSLSVDPEILLLDEPCSALDIQNTMRIEELLLKLAERYTIVIVTHNLFQARRISDYTGFFLDGQLIEFDTTEKIFNNPGDERTKKYISGIFG from the coding sequence TATAAAGAAAAATAAAATAATTTCCATAATAGGCCCTTCTGGTTGTGGAAAATCAACTTTTCTTAAAACTATTAATCGTATGATAAATGATGAAGAAGATTCTAAAGTGGAAGGAGCAATTTTTTTTAATGGAAATAATAGTGCTGATATTGATAAGGAAAAATTAAGAAAAGAAATAGGAATAGTTTTTCAAACTCCATCTCCATTTCCTTTTTCAATATATAAAAATATGACTTATGCACCTATTTATTATGGTATAAAAAATAAAGAAGAACTTGATAAATTGGTAAAAAAGAAATTGGAAGAAGTAGGGCTATATGATGAAGTAAAAAATGATATAAAAAAATCTGCCTTGAAATTGAGTGGAGGACAGCAGCAGAGATTATGTATTGCTAGAAGTCTCAGTGTAGATCCAGAAATATTGCTTTTAGATGAGCCTTGTTCTGCATTGGATATACAAAATACTATGAGGATAGAGGAGCTTCTTCTTAAGCTTGCTGAGAGATATACAATTGTTATAGTTACACACAATCTTTTTCAGGCTAGGAGAATATCTGATTATACAGGTTTTTTCTTAGATGGTCAGTTGATAGAATTTGATACAACAGAAAAAATATTCAATAACCCAGGAGATGAGAGGACTAAAAAATATATTTCAGGTATATTTGGGTAA
- a CDS encoding LexA family protein — protein sequence MERMFELTENKAMELGKFIKSKREELGYSTNYIETNTGINKADLSRIENGKKKKINPIYLKELSKILKINQIELFNLAGFIDDKYLKSNLDINTIKEIELMEVPLFASVSAGLGCEAVGDPIDFIMLPKSQGEIISIIVNGDSMEDTIYDGAIVIVRKDIFPEVGEIGVFLTKGTEYPDGLVKRLRHKNGKYVLESDNKKYKDIELKDSDITTCGKVINIMNDTNRRSKDPLLSSLEKLDIEERAMIEKLIKGLIKNK from the coding sequence ATGGAGAGAATGTTTGAACTGACAGAAAACAAAGCTATGGAACTGGGGAAATTTATAAAAAGTAAAAGAGAGGAACTAGGATATAGTACTAACTATATAGAAACTAATACTGGAATAAATAAGGCAGATTTATCTAGAATTGAAAATGGAAAAAAGAAAAAAATAAACCCAATTTATTTAAAAGAATTATCAAAAATCCTGAAAATAAATCAAATAGAACTATTTAATTTAGCAGGCTTTATAGACGATAAATATCTTAAAAGTAATTTAGACATTAATACAATCAAAGAGATAGAGTTAATGGAAGTTCCATTGTTTGCCAGTGTTTCTGCAGGACTGGGATGTGAAGCTGTTGGAGATCCCATAGATTTTATAATGCTGCCAAAATCTCAAGGAGAAATAATTTCTATAATTGTAAATGGAGATTCAATGGAAGATACAATATATGATGGAGCTATTGTTATAGTAAGAAAAGATATTTTTCCTGAAGTCGGAGAAATTGGAGTTTTTTTGACAAAGGGAACAGAATATCCAGATGGGTTAGTAAAAAGATTAAGGCATAAAAATGGAAAATATGTTTTAGAAAGTGATAATAAAAAATATAAAGATATAGAATTAAAAGATAGTGATATAACAACTTGTGGAAAAGTAATAAATATAATGAATGATACAAATAGAAGATCAAAAGATCCCTTGTTATCTTCTTTAGAGAAGCTTGATATTGAAGAAAGAGCAATGATTGAAAAGCTGATAAAAGGCCTTATAAAAAATAAATAA